AGAATCGGCCGGGCGGGAGCGGTGCGGCGTCTCAGTGGGTAACCCTCGTCCTCTGACGGGCCGTCGCCGCTGCTGCAGCGGTCGCAGCCGTCAGAGCCTGGAGCCTCTGGTTCTGTGGTTCCGCTCAATGCGTCCCAGCCGTCCCGCTGGTCCCAgcagccactgctgctgctccgccTCAGCCTACAAACAACACAGAAGGAGACACAGTAATCACTTAAGAGttcaacactggacggaaaaaCAAGGACAGGTTCAAGGGAAATGTGACTGCGAACTCACCCGTGGTTTGAGATGACGGTCAGGCAGTCTCCAGTCTGAGCGTCCCAGACACGAATCTGTCCAGCCAGGCAGCAGCTGGCCAGCAGCATCCCGTCACTGGCCAAACACTCAATGTCctgaaggacaaaaaaaataagaaacagaCAAATTCAACTATTTTCAACctatatttttctgttttttaaagccAGCAAGCATTATACTTAAATTATGAGCAGTATCTTGTCTTAGTCATTGctttaaaccttttaaaagctgtttttgttgttcttccATACAAAACTCTCCATAAGGTGAGTCTCGGAGCTCTTAGATACTACACTTTGTCATTTGTGAAGGTTCAGTAGTTGGCTGTAGGCGACAGGCCTTGCTTGAGACCTTAAGGACTCTCTAGAGAGGTTAAATATCTGTTTTTCCTCACCAGCAAGTCATTACTTAACAAGCCTCTTGCATGAGAGGTGAAAGGTCTTGAACTCAACTTGAGCAAGTCCAGTCGCTTACAGTCAAATACTGAAGAAGACTATGACCTGGAGGACCGAGGACCGAGAACCTTGACCGACATTTTGCAGGTTCATGTAACCGGAGCGTCATTTCTCTGCACTCACCATGCTGTGGCCCCTCAACAGTAGCGGTGAGATCTCGCTGACGGGTGGCGAGTACCCGTAGTCGTCACATGGTAGTTCCCCTCGACGCCGGCGCCCGTGGGTTACACCGTTTTGACCGTAGTTACGTGGGCAGAGGACacggtagagacagaagagcagCAGAACCAGCAGGACGCCTGCTGCCAAACCGAGAGCTGCCACTCTGCATGGGAGGAAACATTCAAATGGAAAGATTCAGTGCTCCATCTTTGGGATCATATATAATCAAATATTCAAGTATAGTTTAttggtttttatttcaaatggtCAGGAGCACCAAAAAAACTGCAACCTAACAAAATAATTTAAGCTCATGATGCAAAATGAGTAAATGGCAATAAATGCCTGAGGAGAAAAACCTGATAAAATAGTAATAAAGAGGAACAACAAAATAGTCAAATTAATTAGAAGTAGACTGCTATTTTAATACCCACTCAGAGGTAGGTcgatatttcagcttcttaaagttGAATaatgtctggtttctttgctccatataataaaagaaatcattaaaactgaatatttttttcacttccaggtttgagaaacacactgacattttatcGACCAAGCGATTACtgaattaattgagaaaatagaCAGAATGTCACTAAAATTCAATTTTTTCATCCATTATTTAagggtttttatttgattacctgtttcatgtattcagtatttagtttatacacaatgtttatttaaaatgtactatatAATTGCATAAACACATCAAATTTAGATTGGAGAAACAGACCATTggtgtagttttttgtttttgtggtcttGTCTCTGTTTCAATGTCATCTAAACAAGCCACGacctcagctgctgcttcactcTGAAGGTCAAGACCCTGACCCCAGCTACAGCTGATAACCCTCCTATCAACCGTCCAAAGATGAAACGAAGAAGTCGACCTTCCATACGGGCAGTGACAACGTGCCGCCttacacaacacagcacagaaaacacatcaaGCTAAATTCCCCAGCGAGATAAATATAGAAGGATTTACAGGCTTCTAATCTTGTGCAATTTTATaggtgtgtgtttcctctgccATCATATTTGAAAGGTGCTGTACAATCATATTGCCAGGGGAACAAAAGATAAACTCCACGtcacaataataatgtaatggATATAGTTAACACAGTATAAACATCAACtagtatattttaatatttcagtTCATAACTTCACAGAAAATAAACCATCTTCCACTCTCAGATCACAGATCAGTGATTTCCTAAAAGCAGCCCGTCAACCCAGCTGGTCCTGTTAgcaacagtaaacaaaaaaaacactgctctcTGTCCCGATTCTTTGACATCAGATAACTGCGCCTTTGTCCTCAGATAACAATCACTCCAGTGACACCTGACACAAGGAACTTCATGCATCatgcagtcacaaaaaaaacaaggtgtaGCTGCTCCTTTATACATGTGTTCCTCTCAAAGCGACAGAGGTCCATGACAGCGAGGGAAAATTTTCATcccataaaacatttaaaaacacacatttcctcgTCACTTCTTTTACGATATCAATTCACCTCAATAATTGATCGCAACGTGATAAAGAGTAATTTATCAGAATGGGATGTGCTGGTTGTAAATGTTACTGCTCTACGTGTCATGACCTTGGCCCCAGATCACCTTGGACTTTATTTTAGTGCTCAAACTGCAGCTGAAGGACGACCATgtgcaaaaaagtattttgcaGAAAAAGTCTGAGGGAGAGACCTTTGAGTTGTGGGGCCAGTGTTTACACTGAATTATGTGTCATAGATTTCAAAAAATACTTCTACTTTTGATGATTTAGTTTTAGATGATTTAGAAACACACTTTCATTTGGATGTGGGTGTTGGAGCACTCACTTGTAAAGGGTGAGGTCAGTCTGTAGATCCACGGACACTTTGGGAATGGGTAAAGAAGGATGTCTCGTGTCCTGAGGGTGACGTGTCTCGACGGCTTCTTGGGGGCTCAGGTGTACAGTGACGGGAATGACGGGCAGGATGCTGATGTATCTGAAAATGGACAAGTCTCTCTGTTACTGAGTCGTGATGTTAAATAATAACCGGACCAGTGTTGTGAAGGGAATGTTTTGCGTGAGGCCACGTGGCCTTGACCTGTGATCGCCAAAGTTTTAACAGGTCAGAACTGGAATCAATCTTTGTGTTTGCTATAAAGAAAACAGCACTCCAAGTCAAAGTGTACAAATGAGTTCAGGGTCAAGTCGGCTCACATCAACAATTTCAGATATGCCAGCGCATCACTGTGGTTTTCACAAGGAcgaaaaacacaacagacatttaATTAAGTTTCTACATGAAATTCTCTTCTccaagaaaaaaaccaaaatgaattcCAGCGCAGGAACCGCATGATTTCTAAAGGTTTTTTTCAGTGGTTAGGTTTTAAATGCATCTTCTAAAAATACACTATGATTTAACATCTCATGCTGACGCTTACCTCTTGGCTAAAGTGATGTTGTAGTAGCTGAAGAGCGATGGCCAGTGCCTGAAGGACAGTCTCCTCCAGCCCTCCTCATCCTCCGCCCCCCAGGTGATGTGAGGCACTGCGGGCGGGGCCTGAGGGAGTGAGCCTGCCATGGCTGAACCATGGTGGCCCTGTGATTGGTTCTCAGGCAACGGAGTCGGCTCTGGAGCGGCGTGAATACTGAGGGTGCTGGTGGGATCGCCACCTCTGAAGACGGGAGCGACCCCAAGGTGGTGAGGAaggctgctgcctcctcctcctcctcctccagggtCTCCCAGAGGGCTTTGATCAGATACCTGTGTAGCCAGGTAGGTGCGGATCCCTGCTGGGTCGGTGTAGACGAGGATGCCGATCCAGATCACAGTGCCAACCTGGAAATAAAGCAAATGGATGTTCATAATCAATCAGTTCAAGTGGATAATTTTTTAGGCTTTAACCAGCATAACCTGAGGTCACTCACTACAAGCTTTAAATCACATGTTGTAGCAAACACATCAGCAGTCATGTTTGAATGCGTCCTCTCACCATGATGATACGCTGAGCCAGGCGCGTGCGGGCCAGGAAGTACACCACGCGCAGCCTCTTGGGAAGCCTCAGGGCCATGAAGGGCGGAGTCTGGAAGGTGATTGTGTGCGGGGAGGGTCGTGGTGGCGGAGGGACCTCGCGTTGACGCAGTGGTCCAGCCTTGGGTGTAGGCAGCCCCGCTTCTGCCGGCAGACGGCGGTTTAAGTCGGCCAGCTGAAGAGGAGAGAAATTattctgatgtttgtttgtgccataaataaaaattaattaacattgttttttttgtttattgtgattCTTGCTGAAAACATACAGACTTTACAGAttaattacattcattttttcGGCTTTCCAGCCTTTATATCACTGCACATAAAACGATATAAAAatttaaagacataattattGACTTTACGTACAATGACATCTTTTCATGTAATATTCTTTAAAGGGTTGAGGGTTTAAAAGGCACTTTCATTGTAGTTTTGTGTATGTAAACATAAAGTTTTATGGCGCTAAAGCTGTTTTAGTCAGGcagtataagtgtgtgtgtgtgtgtgttacagtaagAGGTTGTAAATGAGAAGAGCAAACATGTTCGCTCAATGAGTAATTATGACCCAGacattctctctcttcccctttTTCCCTCACAGGCAGGGTACTTCCAGTAAACCTAGGCCTAATACTATTTTAATGCTATTTTTAAAATAGCTATTTTGACTTTTACTGACTTTTTCTGGGGAACTTGAGACGACATAAGAGTAACAAACTTTGTCTGTGTGACAGATCTCACCTCCATGCGGCGGATGTCTATAGATAGCACTGTGGTGAAGAAGAACATCTGCAGGAAGAAGTCAGACACCAGCCCcacaacagcaaacaaacagaaCTCCTGCACAGCAAAGAAACAGTGGCGGTGTCAGACCATTGCACACTGTAGGTGTTGTGATAAAAAGTGATATTTCTTTTTGTATTCTTGTAGTTTCTGTATTCATTTCATCTCTTTGGTTGTCTTTCTATTCATCTTCTGTTACCTGGATAGCTGGCACCAGTGTGAAATATCCAATCAGGATGATGCAAAGTTCAGTGGCCATGTTCTTCATGATAAACCAGCTTTCATTACTAAGGCCtgtaaaaagacagaaacacattgGAAACACATACAATGCCAACTTGTCAGGAAAAGAGCAGAATAATTATCTGACGAGTAGCAGAACAAACACTCACCCTGAGCAATGCGGAGTTTGACCTCGAGGTCGACCGGTGTGGAGACTACggactttgtgaggaccaggacATTCTCCAGGCCGATCACCACCACCAGGTAAGGAAAGATCTCCCTGCAGACAGAGACGAGGGGGAATCAGTTGCAACCTCAAAGCTGAAATGGACAAAAGAAATTTCTTGCCTGGGTTTAATACTAGTAACCCATgtaacactgacatttaaaaggatccaaaagaaaagtctgtcctttttcatttttaagttttaattgtATTCGAActgaacaataaaacaaataatttccGCACAACAATATCTATTAGTTTTCAGTACATGTTTTACTTCCACTTTGTAAACTGTTATGCGATTTAAAGCTAAGGCGTAAAACTACAAATGCATACACAGGAAGGTCAATTAGTGACAGAAATCAATGGAATGCTAGCCAATCATTAATGAAATGCTTGGCTATATAgaatttttaaaaaggtgaaaacaTCTTTTCTGTCCCTTGCATTCCTCTTCGGTCACAGTCCCTGAGAAGTGGCAGTGGCAAGACATTAATAAAGACATTCCTCTGAACCGATGTTATGTCATAATAAGAACACCTTGTTAATAATGTAGTTCCTTTGTGCTgtaaatctaataataatatagattatttgaatttataatattaattcaaataattgttgtgataattatcaatattgactCATACTCAAAATGGTACCAGAATGCATGATAAACACTCCAAATTCTAAGTCGTATTGACACCAACAGGTGAGTTATGTGACACAAGGCCAAAGtaattattttgaaaacaagttttattttccttccagagcacaaaaaaaaaacaggttcagGGTGATTCCGAGTATCTGACAGTCACCTGCAGGGAATGTTCCTCTGATGAAATGTGGCGAGATAAGTTAAGAGAATCGAGATAAGCTCATGCTACAGATATAACTGCATAAGTGGGTCACAGAGGTGATCGGGCGCCGAGCATTACATGAGACGCACCCAGTAACGTAACTCACAGCAAATACAAACCACCACTATCTCTTCAGTCCTGTTTATTTGGAGTCAACCACGAGTCAGCACAATGTGAGGGttgcattttgcatttgttagaccttgaatgtgtgtgtgtttaagcaaACAGCCGAAGCACGGCCCACGGCAGTTTTGCGTCGATCTCAGTCAGTGGTTGGACAACGCTGTGCCGTTATCACGCCATGACGTCTGCCTTTTAATATTCCTCACGTGATTGGACAACTATTAAACGTCAGCATCGATACATCCATGCCCACAAATGTAGCTCCACCCACTTGCGTTCTTCCCCATCCACACTAAAAACACGACTTCTTGCCAAGTTTGCTGTAAACATTAACCAATATATCTATTAAGGTAAATGGAGAAGAAATGGGATGTCAATAAGTTGTAACTGAGATatatttgtgtgagtgtgtgatgtatCTAGGTGGACTTGTCCTTgtctttctaaaaaaaaaaaagataacaagACATTGATGAAAAAGTGATAAGCTGTCGGCAGCTGGAATTATTAACAGGatgcactttttttaaaatgaagctaAATTATGTTATAACTTTAAGAAATAacttatattaaaaataaaatgtcaagcAACTCCTCAGAATTTATCCTTTTCCAAATAAAAATTGCTTTGCCCACATTGACAAATTGTATTGCCTGTTTCCTTTCATTTTAGGTTGCTTGCAGGGTAAGCTGGCTCCGGTGAAGCTAACAGACCCACACAATggttttcagatgctttggtgtcgTGACTCTCGGTTCCGGAGGAAGGTTTCGTTTGTTTGTGCAAAAACATGTTGCCTTTTACTGACTAACAAGAACAGTTTTAAAATTACATCTGGTGATCTTCCAAACCATGAGTTTTCAGaatgtataagtgtgtgtgtgttcctaccCTCCATTGAGTGTCGGTGTCAGGCCAAACAGTGTGCACAGTCCCACAGACATGAGCAGCGAGCTGAGGACTGTGACCACAGCAGCCAGAGCCAGACCCCACTTAGACTTCACCATGTCGATCTTACCTGCAAGGAAAAGGAGAGTCGTGTTAAAGGCAGGATACTGTAACTATACAAACAACTGACAACGTTAAATAGTGTTGATATTTTGAGTTGTGATCAAAAGTGTTAATAACTGATGAATTATTATCTtctagtttggtccataaaaagttttggtccataaaaaaacaaaccaaattcaTTCAGTTTTTGTGGATTTCTTTGCCCTAGTTAAATATGCTTAATTCTTCATTTCTTTAGATGAAAGAAAAACGTGTTAACCTACATAAATCTTGCAAGGTTCCAAGAAGAGATTATTTCTAGAACAAAATGCCTTTATCAAAGTGCTAAATGAGAAAAAACTAATCAGCTTGAGTGTGAATATTCATTTTCGTGCCCTTGCGCAGTGTGTGATTGTTTCCAGAACTAATGTTTGTACTGGCAAATTGCTGCGGTGTCAGCTGGGTGCATTCCTGCAGCGGTACAGTGTTCCTGTGCTAGGATTATCCAGGCACCAGGCAGAAACAGCCTTCGCTCACAAACAATGTAGACCATTAAAAAAGGTGCAAAGGGCAGGTGTATGGATTTTATCTGTTTGTGTGAACAAGGAAAGAGCGGTGGACTCACGCGTGGAGAAGTAGATGTAGGCAAAAAGGATGATGTATGTGGTGACGAGAGGGATGAGCTCGGCGATGCCGATCTCCTCCTTGAAGTGGACGTGAACCATGTGGTCGTCTCTCAGGCTGCAGTTGGCCGACGGGTGGAGCTGCTTCAGACGAGCCCGCAGGCTGCCCAGGAACCTGAatacgcgcgcacacacacacacacacacacctctagaTCATCACCAGATACAGAGCAGGAAGTGGAACAGACTGTATAGAATTTCTGCAAGGAAACTGTAGTGTGATGGAGGTGAAGGCTCATCTATTGTTTCTAGCTCAGGCCAGTGGACTGTTTGATCAAGTTTGTCAGACCAGATTCAAGAAGGGAAGCTCAGtcaaacaattattttatgaAGCTAGCTCATATTCTTAAATTCAGCACCACTAGTCTGAAATAATCCAACCAGTTAAACTTAAAATCTATCCATAATTAgcagggatgagccgatacaatactcagtattggtatcagtccgatactggtcaaaatcactgaatgGGATTTTAACTTAACAAATGTTGTCTTTGGAAGCTTTAGAAGGTTTCGTTAATAAAAATTAAGGAATTGAATTGAAGACTGATGATTAGACCGATTTCTGTATCGGAAtgcccattaaaaaaaaacttgaattaaGAAAGTttattaaacacaaaaacagtatTAAAAACTACTTTAATTTTTACTCCCACATTGAATTGTAACTACCAAATGTATTTCCTCATTTGTTGCAAATGTGACTCACGTTGCATCGTAGCTGGACAACACCAAAGTGATGGTGTACGTCACCACCCGCTTCCTGTTGTAATGACTGACCCCTGTGTACTTTCCAGGAACGCCAAACAGCAGATCTGTAAGAcggcatgaaaacacacataaaattAATAATTCTCACAGACCCACATACTGAAGCCCAacagtgtaaaaacaacaatttaatgGTTTTTGCTCATCGCTGTTCACcaatttaattcaaaacaacTGTTTATTGGTGGTATCTTCACTTATTTAAAAGCTTATTAACACCAGTCAGTTGTGAATGTAGCCAGGAATAACAACCAGTAACATGTGTAACGATTATTTATCTAACATCTATGTATTTGTTTGCACCTTTGTGTTGAAGTACACTCATGTCTGCCCTTTTATAATTCATACTGGGTGACCCTGTGGAGTCCCCCCCTGTCGTCTACTTTACAGCAgggttttattttacagctttCCCATGGCAGTGTGACTGGCCTTACATCAGCTCAGTGTGAACAAGAGTATCAGTCTGACTGTATCTGGCAGCCAAAGCTGTGCCCAACTCCAGCACCACAATAATCTTCCCACCTCTAAATCACTTGAGctggaggatgaggaagaaTGCTGAGCTGGCTCTGGGGtgatttgtttcactgtgtcagtGGGTAAAGTTTCAGTAGAATTCAATAGGTTTCCATGGAATGAATATACTTGTTCTCCGTCAATATAAAAGCCTCTTAGTTTGCTGATAACACTAATCTCCCACTCATTCACTCATAGCATACATGAATATTTATGACTTGAGACATTTCAGAATTTTTGTATGAACTCTTCTGAAAGTTAAGGGTTAGTGCgaactctaactctaacctcgCAGTGTGGCTGAGGTGTGCAGGCCTTTGGGTTCGTGTTTCTGGATGGTCTTGAGGAGGTCGGGGTCGGAGTCAAACAGCTCCTGCTGGTTCTGCCAGTAGTTGCCGGGAGAAACGAGCAGGCAGCCGTGCTCTGGAAGCACCGACTGCATCCGCCGTAACCCTGGTAACAGGTCCGTCACCTGGAGACATAGCGTCTCCAGACTGCGAACCCCAGagctgagagaggagagacaaggGGCAGAAAGAAGGGAGGAGGTGAATGTTAACTCAATAAAGTATTATAATTAAAAGATAATTAAACCAGGACAAAAGCATTCCATTCCTCGGACTCTTGGGAAAAGGTTATAGATTTAAACTGTCCTCTGCTAACCAGCAAAACAACAAGGTGAACGACGATCAGATCTTCTACTATTGTCATTTCAAGTATAAATTGCATTTGTTTACCTGTCGGTGTGTACGTGGTTACGAATCTCTTCCAGCAAACCAAAGACGCGGCCGACTGGTGACCGAAACATGTCCACTGGTACGAGGCTGCTGTCCCATGGAGACACTGCTGCCTTCACCAACACCTGCTGGATGTAGGCGACTGGAGGACCCTGATACTACAGCATACACGGAACACACAAGAATGACGGTGAAACAGTCATTTTAGTCCGCAGAACCAGACACGTTAGAAGGAAATATGCCGTGGTTTGTGACGTTATCAGCCAAAACACAATCGATAAAAAGGCAACTGACAATTTTACTGTGCGTATGTTTATGCTTTCATTCTCTGTCAGCCTCCACCTTAGCAGTGAGACTGATCTGTAACTGAGAACCAGTTTCAGTTTATAAATATGAACTTCAAATTAGAAGTTTGACAGAGGTTTGAGATTAGAAATAGTTTCTAGAGGAGGACAGTTTTACACACTAAAAATACCagggtgtgtgcgtgtacgtCTTATATGAGTGTGCGCTTTCTTTTCTCATACCCAGTTGGGCCGCTCCCCGAGGTCTACCTGAGGCTCATGGGAAGGGACGTTGTAGTCTCGCAGCCCTGTAGTGAACTCTACAGGACCCGTCCCAGGAAGGGGAAGCCTCAACAATGGATAGCTgggggagaaggagagagagagagagagagagagagatggtacagggtaaataaaaaacacaagtatATGAATGATTGAACCTGTCacagtgaactcatttggcCTGTTGTGTCATTTCGGGGGAATTCAGTTAAACCAGTATTGAAACAAATACATGCGACAGGAATTCACATCGCAGTGCAGTTGATATTTGCCTCCCACAACGAATCAACGTATATTAACCTTCCTGTTTCTATTCAAAcgctttttaaatatgaatcacaaatgaaatgatttaaTTTGAAGCAGTAGCAGCTACTATTTAAGAAACAGTCAACGTCATTTTTCACAATTATCACAAATGATAGCTGTCTGTCTGAAATGATGTCCATGAAATTATGCAGATCCAATTAAAAAGGGCAGATCTACCCTTCAGTAGTTGTGTTAATCAGAAATGAATTATGTTTGTGTTCTGCTGTGCAGAAGCAGAGTGTGGATGAAAAAATGTGCACGCTGTGAGGTATCTGTCCTGAGAGCAGCTTCTAGCTGTGTATTTGATACTGAACTTGATGCTTCCTCTAGACTGCTAACGGTTtaatgaaaacactgacaatGTCTCATCTTACAAACAGCTCATGGAAAGGAAGGTGCTTCCACTTTGTTTTGAGGAATTGTGTCTcagcgatgtgtgtgtgttcacggtGCAACACTTCTGAGAAAACCAAAAACCACAGCCtctggcttttctttttctgggtAGTCGCCCCTTTCTTTCTCTTGAAAATGGGTGGATCTTTAGAGCCTCAAACAAATC
The sequence above is a segment of the Solea solea chromosome 13, fSolSol10.1, whole genome shotgun sequence genome. Coding sequences within it:
- the scap gene encoding sterol regulatory element-binding protein cleavage-activating protein isoform X3 encodes the protein MTLREQLREKISAAFYRHGLLCASYPVPIVLFTSASILTCCYPLLRLPLPGTGPVEFTTGLRDYNVPSHEPQVDLGERPNWYQGPPVAYIQQVLVKAAVSPWDSSLVPVDMFRSPVGRVFGLLEEIRNHVHTDSSGVRSLETLCLQVTDLLPGLRRMQSVLPEHGCLLVSPGNYWQNQQELFDSDPDLLKTIQKHEPKGLHTSATLRDLLFGVPGKYTGVSHYNRKRVVTYTITLVLSSYDATFLGSLRARLKQLHPSANCSLRDDHMVHVHFKEEIGIAELIPLVTTYIILFAYIYFSTRKIDMVKSKWGLALAAVVTVLSSLLMSVGLCTLFGLTPTLNGGEIFPYLVVVIGLENVLVLTKSVVSTPVDLEVKLRIAQGLSNESWFIMKNMATELCIILIGYFTLVPAIQEFCLFAVVGLVSDFFLQMFFFTTVLSIDIRRMELADLNRRLPAEAGLPTPKAGPLRQREVPPPPRPSPHTITFQTPPFMALRLPKRLRVVYFLARTRLAQRIIMVGTVIWIGILVYTDPAGIRTYLATQVSDQSPLGDPGGGGGGGSSLPHHLGVAPVFRGGDPTSTLSIHAAPEPTPLPENQSQGHHGSAMAGSLPQAPPAVPHITWGAEDEEGWRRLSFRHWPSLFSYYNITLAKRYISILPVIPVTVHLSPQEAVETRHPQDTRHPSLPIPKVSVDLQTDLTLYKVAALGLAAGVLLVLLLFCLYRVLCPRNYGQNGVTHGRRRRGELPCDDYGYSPPVSEISPLLLRGHSMDIECLASDGMLLASCCLAGQIRVWDAQTGDCLTVISNHGLRRSSSSGCWDQRDGWDALSGTTEPEAPGSDGCDRCSSGDGPSEDEGYPLRRRTAPARPILFSDQPDLTPLIDTNFTLQPPSHLSTPLRAGFDFGGLVERAYMEHEPPSPSAHTSPSSASSSPPSGSQYHRSPSLGDTAAHLTQERASTAGTQAMPDWESSVWAMELRGNLIAAGRSSGKLELWDAVEGSLRCSNDDGVSGITALAFLNNRIVAARLNGSLDFFTVEINKPLALLQYRGAPGRSSIPPSPCYSSEDAISLQLTRSIQCAHQKPITVLRAAAGRVVTGSQDHTVRVYRLEDSCCLFTLQGHSGGITAIYIDQTMVLASGGQDGAICLWDVLTGSRVSHVYGHRGDVTSLVCTHSCVISSGLDDLICIWDRSTGIKLYSIQQEAGCGASLGVISESLLVTGGQGCVSFWDLNFGDLLQTVYLGQSSDGQGVRQLLVLDNAAIVCDFGSELSLVYVPSVLEKLD
- the scap gene encoding sterol regulatory element-binding protein cleavage-activating protein isoform X2 encodes the protein MSLEYMNPGDAFKLGILGSVVKRSLDAPRRTVLRRPVLPNGRELTPPATMTLREQLREKISAAFYRHGLLCASYPVPIVLFTSASILTCCYPLLRLPLPGTGPVEFTTGLRDYNVPSHEPQVDLGERPNWYQGPPVAYIQQVLVKAAVSPWDSSLVPVDMFRSPVGRVFGLLEEIRNHVHTDSSGVRSLETLCLQVTDLLPGLRRMQSVLPEHGCLLVSPGNYWQNQQELFDSDPDLLKTIQKHEPKGLHTSATLRDLLFGVPGKYTGVSHYNRKRVVTYTITLVLSSYDATFLGSLRARLKQLHPSANCSLRDDHMVHVHFKEEIGIAELIPLVTTYIILFAYIYFSTRKIDMVKSKWGLALAAVVTVLSSLLMSVGLCTLFGLTPTLNGGEIFPYLVVVIGLENVLVLTKSVVSTPVDLEVKLRIAQGLSNESWFIMKNMATELCIILIGYFTLVPAIQEFCLFAVVGLVSDFFLQMFFFTTVLSIDIRRMELADLNRRLPAEAGLPTPKAGPLRQREVPPPPRPSPHTITFQTPPFMALRLPKRLRVVYFLARTRLAQRIIMVGTVIWIGILVYTDPAGIRTYLATQVSDQSPLGDPGGGGGGGSSLPHHLGVAPVFRGGDPTSTLSIHAAPEPTPLPENQSQGHHGSAMAGSLPQAPPAVPHITWGAEDEEGWRRLSFRHWPSLFSYYNITLAKRYISILPVIPVTVHLSPQEAVETRHPQDTRHPSLPIPKVSVDLQTDLTLYKVAALGLAAGVLLVLLLFCLYRVLCPRNYGQNGVTHGRRRRGELPCDDYGYSPPVSEISPLLLRGHSMDIECLASDGMLLASCCLAGQIRVWDAQTGDCLTVISNHGLRRSSSSGCWDQRDGWDALSGTTEPEAPGSDGCDRCSSGDGPSEDEGYPLRRRTAPARPILFSDQPDLTPLIDTNFTLQPPSHLSTPLRAGFDFGGLVERAYMEHEPPSPSAHTSPSSASSSPPSGSQYHRSPSLGDTAAHLTQERASTAGTQAMPDWESSVWAMELRGNLIAAGRSSGKLELWDAVEGSLRCSNDDGVSGITALAFLNNRIVAARLNGSLDFFTVEINKPLALLQYRGAPGRSSIPPSPCYSSEDAISLQLTRSIQCAHQKPITVLRAAAGRVVTGSQDHTVRVYRLEDSCCLFTLQGHSGGITAIYIDQTMVLASGGQDGAICLWDVLTGSRVSHVYGHRGDVTSLVCTHSCVISSGLDDLICIWDRSTGIKLYSIQQEAGCGASLGVISESLLVTGGQGCVSFWDLNFGDLLQTVYLGQSSDGQGVRQLLVLDNAAIVCDFGSELSLVYVPSVLEKLD
- the scap gene encoding sterol regulatory element-binding protein cleavage-activating protein isoform X1 translates to MFPLVPGGRAEQPHALPESRRNYYVNHKAPLKLKNPGHKRLQDRELTWSPVGRSLDAPRRTVLRRPVLPNGRELTPPATMTLREQLREKISAAFYRHGLLCASYPVPIVLFTSASILTCCYPLLRLPLPGTGPVEFTTGLRDYNVPSHEPQVDLGERPNWYQGPPVAYIQQVLVKAAVSPWDSSLVPVDMFRSPVGRVFGLLEEIRNHVHTDSSGVRSLETLCLQVTDLLPGLRRMQSVLPEHGCLLVSPGNYWQNQQELFDSDPDLLKTIQKHEPKGLHTSATLRDLLFGVPGKYTGVSHYNRKRVVTYTITLVLSSYDATFLGSLRARLKQLHPSANCSLRDDHMVHVHFKEEIGIAELIPLVTTYIILFAYIYFSTRKIDMVKSKWGLALAAVVTVLSSLLMSVGLCTLFGLTPTLNGGEIFPYLVVVIGLENVLVLTKSVVSTPVDLEVKLRIAQGLSNESWFIMKNMATELCIILIGYFTLVPAIQEFCLFAVVGLVSDFFLQMFFFTTVLSIDIRRMELADLNRRLPAEAGLPTPKAGPLRQREVPPPPRPSPHTITFQTPPFMALRLPKRLRVVYFLARTRLAQRIIMVGTVIWIGILVYTDPAGIRTYLATQVSDQSPLGDPGGGGGGGSSLPHHLGVAPVFRGGDPTSTLSIHAAPEPTPLPENQSQGHHGSAMAGSLPQAPPAVPHITWGAEDEEGWRRLSFRHWPSLFSYYNITLAKRYISILPVIPVTVHLSPQEAVETRHPQDTRHPSLPIPKVSVDLQTDLTLYKVAALGLAAGVLLVLLLFCLYRVLCPRNYGQNGVTHGRRRRGELPCDDYGYSPPVSEISPLLLRGHSMDIECLASDGMLLASCCLAGQIRVWDAQTGDCLTVISNHGLRRSSSSGCWDQRDGWDALSGTTEPEAPGSDGCDRCSSGDGPSEDEGYPLRRRTAPARPILFSDQPDLTPLIDTNFTLQPPSHLSTPLRAGFDFGGLVERAYMEHEPPSPSAHTSPSSASSSPPSGSQYHRSPSLGDTAAHLTQERASTAGTQAMPDWESSVWAMELRGNLIAAGRSSGKLELWDAVEGSLRCSNDDGVSGITALAFLNNRIVAARLNGSLDFFTVEINKPLALLQYRGAPGRSSIPPSPCYSSEDAISLQLTRSIQCAHQKPITVLRAAAGRVVTGSQDHTVRVYRLEDSCCLFTLQGHSGGITAIYIDQTMVLASGGQDGAICLWDVLTGSRVSHVYGHRGDVTSLVCTHSCVISSGLDDLICIWDRSTGIKLYSIQQEAGCGASLGVISESLLVTGGQGCVSFWDLNFGDLLQTVYLGQSSDGQGVRQLLVLDNAAIVCDFGSELSLVYVPSVLEKLD